A section of the Archocentrus centrarchus isolate MPI-CPG fArcCen1 chromosome 20, fArcCen1, whole genome shotgun sequence genome encodes:
- the fbxo15 gene encoding F-box only protein 15 isoform X1 produces MAASKAVVPGKALRRSKSAEKSSPASTRGFMGRLPSEILMTILSYLDTATLFRISHINKRFYHLASSNALWKKQYIADFGKNEKCTGKRLSGMAIMEVRDQATGYNKRLYFETIGQCDKIKWMKRLELISSHTGLPSETERILRNLQITWELAVIDKSGCKRTLELSWCHFIETSVTLCLYGGCLPNYDQISTLQLYGVRRLAHVGLKLVRRSLMAKLDMQTLTKNTQVIGQDRLVQLKLLQPDVIIGVWRDQCSVAFIMFNLHIHRLVERSIQGSSICPYVEPMVRPPYCDTDPEYGLHGYQLHIVLHNTVCELMSRSFSQLFCHRTQITDGLIPLIAIKSKNLSQHTPLTGDITLPWRCEVLQGAVENCCIMNLTLLDEFRKPFKCVTSPVSVGLANTTLCYDYDGEHYRIHYQDSDIQVKMMLDWMKEQKQFILISLAVYVSADYVNKHFGRNY; encoded by the exons ATGGCAGCTTCGAAAGCAGTCGTTCCCGGAAAGGCATTAAGAAGGTCCAAAAGCGCTGAGAAATCATCCCCGGCGTCCACTCGGGGCTTTATGGGAAG ACTGCCATCTGAGATCCTGATGACGATTTTGTCATACCTGGATACCGCCACACTTTTCCGCATAAGCCACATCAATAAGCGCTTCTATCATCTCGCCAGCAGCAA TGCGCTGTGGAAAAAGCAATACATTGCAGATTTTGGTAAGAATGAAAAATGCACGGGCAAACGTCTGTCAGGGATGGCCATAATGGAGGTGCGGGATCAAGCCACAGGTTACAATAAGAGGCTGTACTTTGAGACTATAGGCCAGTGTGACAAGATCAAGTGGATGAAGCGTCTTGAACTCATCAGTAGTCACACAGGGCTACCCAGCGAAACAGAGAGGATCCTCAG AAACCTGCAAATCACCTGGGAACTGGCAGTCATTGATAAGTCAGGGTGTAAGAGGACTTTGGAGCTGAGCTGGTGCCACTTCATTGAGACTTCTGTGACACTGTGCTTGTACGGAGGCTGTTTGCCTAACTACGATCAGATTTCCACCCTCCAACTCTACGGTGTCAGGAGGCTAGCCCACGTCGGCCTGAA ACTTGTTCGGAGGTCCCTCATGGCAAAGTTAGACATGCAGACTCTAACTAAGAACACACAGGTCATTGGCCaggacagactggtgcagcttAAGTTGCTACAGCCTGATGTCATCATCGGTGTCTGGAGG gaccAGTGCTCAGTTGCCTTTATCATGTTCAACCTCCACATCCACAGGCTGGTGGAAAGAAGCATTCAGGGATCTTCCATTTG TCCGTATGTGGAGCCAATGGTCCGACCCCCTTACTGTGACACAGACCCTGAATACGGTCTCCATGGTTACCAACTACACATTGTTCTCCACAACACTGTATGCGAGCTCATGTCCAGAAGCTTTTCCCAGCTCTTCTGCCACAGAA CTCAGATCACTGATGGACTGATCCCGCTGATCGccattaaaagtaaaaacttgTCGCAGCACACGCCTCTGACAGGCGACATCACCCTGCCCTGGAGGTGTGAGGTCCTGCAGGGGGCAGTGGAG aattgctGCATTATGAATCTGACGCTGCTAGATGAATTTAGGAAGCCATTCAAGTGTGTGACCTCGCCCGTTTCAGTGGGGCTGGCAAACACAACCCTGTGTTACGACTATGACGGTGAGCACTACCGGATCCACTATCAGGACTCAGACATTCAGGTGAAGATGATGCTCGATTGGATGAAGGAACAGAAGCAGTTCATCCTCATCAGTTTAGCTGTCTACGTGAGCGCTGACTACGTAAACAAGCATTTTGGTAGAAATTACTGA
- the fbxo15 gene encoding F-box only protein 15 isoform X2, which produces MTILSYLDTATLFRISHINKRFYHLASSNALWKKQYIADFGKNEKCTGKRLSGMAIMEVRDQATGYNKRLYFETIGQCDKIKWMKRLELISSHTGLPSETERILRNLQITWELAVIDKSGCKRTLELSWCHFIETSVTLCLYGGCLPNYDQISTLQLYGVRRLAHVGLKLVRRSLMAKLDMQTLTKNTQVIGQDRLVQLKLLQPDVIIGVWRDQCSVAFIMFNLHIHRLVERSIQGSSICPYVEPMVRPPYCDTDPEYGLHGYQLHIVLHNTVCELMSRSFSQLFCHRTQITDGLIPLIAIKSKNLSQHTPLTGDITLPWRCEVLQGAVENCCIMNLTLLDEFRKPFKCVTSPVSVGLANTTLCYDYDGEHYRIHYQDSDIQVKMMLDWMKEQKQFILISLAVYVSADYVNKHFGRNY; this is translated from the exons ATGACGATTTTGTCATACCTGGATACCGCCACACTTTTCCGCATAAGCCACATCAATAAGCGCTTCTATCATCTCGCCAGCAGCAA TGCGCTGTGGAAAAAGCAATACATTGCAGATTTTGGTAAGAATGAAAAATGCACGGGCAAACGTCTGTCAGGGATGGCCATAATGGAGGTGCGGGATCAAGCCACAGGTTACAATAAGAGGCTGTACTTTGAGACTATAGGCCAGTGTGACAAGATCAAGTGGATGAAGCGTCTTGAACTCATCAGTAGTCACACAGGGCTACCCAGCGAAACAGAGAGGATCCTCAG AAACCTGCAAATCACCTGGGAACTGGCAGTCATTGATAAGTCAGGGTGTAAGAGGACTTTGGAGCTGAGCTGGTGCCACTTCATTGAGACTTCTGTGACACTGTGCTTGTACGGAGGCTGTTTGCCTAACTACGATCAGATTTCCACCCTCCAACTCTACGGTGTCAGGAGGCTAGCCCACGTCGGCCTGAA ACTTGTTCGGAGGTCCCTCATGGCAAAGTTAGACATGCAGACTCTAACTAAGAACACACAGGTCATTGGCCaggacagactggtgcagcttAAGTTGCTACAGCCTGATGTCATCATCGGTGTCTGGAGG gaccAGTGCTCAGTTGCCTTTATCATGTTCAACCTCCACATCCACAGGCTGGTGGAAAGAAGCATTCAGGGATCTTCCATTTG TCCGTATGTGGAGCCAATGGTCCGACCCCCTTACTGTGACACAGACCCTGAATACGGTCTCCATGGTTACCAACTACACATTGTTCTCCACAACACTGTATGCGAGCTCATGTCCAGAAGCTTTTCCCAGCTCTTCTGCCACAGAA CTCAGATCACTGATGGACTGATCCCGCTGATCGccattaaaagtaaaaacttgTCGCAGCACACGCCTCTGACAGGCGACATCACCCTGCCCTGGAGGTGTGAGGTCCTGCAGGGGGCAGTGGAG aattgctGCATTATGAATCTGACGCTGCTAGATGAATTTAGGAAGCCATTCAAGTGTGTGACCTCGCCCGTTTCAGTGGGGCTGGCAAACACAACCCTGTGTTACGACTATGACGGTGAGCACTACCGGATCCACTATCAGGACTCAGACATTCAGGTGAAGATGATGCTCGATTGGATGAAGGAACAGAAGCAGTTCATCCTCATCAGTTTAGCTGTCTACGTGAGCGCTGACTACGTAAACAAGCATTTTGGTAGAAATTACTGA